The following proteins are encoded in a genomic region of Shinella zoogloeoides:
- a CDS encoding ATP-binding protein: MRLDRLDLVRYGKFTDRSLDFGSAQPGRADFHLVHGPNEAGKSTLFSAYLDLLFGIEKSSAYGFLHPYALMRVGGALSIGAQRHEAYRLKKNQGSLVTADDRALPDGLFASVLGGMDRNAYRTMFSLDDESIEKGGEDILKSEGELGSMLFSASSGLSDMASGLAALKAEADDFYRPSGRKHGLSILKTEIEALAAERKVLDVAARDYGQLVRDRDAAAQRHEEATAARGEARAALAQAERSLSALPYLHRLRALRTELGGFDLGDSPPPAWRMLLGELAREEAEIAARATRVVDERERHVAERAALAEDLAIFAAEADIAALSGSALEARFRTAAMDLTAREADRDRAAATIAAGIATLGLPAEADPLEILLPAGLAERLGSLLSRRVALAERFEAAGRERAEAEKTLAAIDAGAGSASATERQRDEEAQSALGAIVRAARAGDLPARLREARRLAALARQEADGSLSRLAPWTGSAATLEAIAAPTTDELERLRRQSDAAADASNRQREQVATLERDVAAARATLDALRKTTGAAGEEEAAHLRTAREAAWQAHLAKLDAPSAGTFEAAMREDDRATEVRLRNADRLSEIRVLERTVAEGAARLETLRAEALRLEGQKADIEAESSALAVGLGLAPQASLADVVSWLERRAVALEKLAALARQEMEAGLVAREADDVSSRLSAHLPEGLAKDAGFDETLFLAEDRLEALKTARAERLAAAERLARAKADAEARGKAMDEAASALASWQEVWNTAIAGTWLASGGAPADPDRLSTLLPALQALAQNVERQRELEHRIAAMRRDQEDYAGHAGRLADRLADRLTEPFDPADPLATVAGLASRLAVAKMVRDRREAIDKALARLGEEERALDERRAVLASRQSDIFAFLGCESLAEAEILLEAYRKRDEVRSRAEDAARDLVQQMRAETVEEAEALLAAVDEDQLAAERGDLSVRLDELDRAVQEQHLARAKAEEALAAIAGSDAAAALEERRRTALVDLAERSRRYLSTRAGIMAAEQALRLYRERHRSAMMERASHTFRDITGGEYAGLSTVLEKDSEFLVVNAAAGGSKLARDLSKGTRFQLYLALRVAGYHEVAASREIVPFIADDIMETFDDRRALNALRVMGRMARSGQVIYLTHHQHLKELAREACPDVTIHEL; encoded by the coding sequence ATGCGCCTCGACAGACTGGACCTCGTCCGCTACGGCAAGTTCACCGACCGCAGCCTGGATTTCGGCAGCGCACAGCCGGGCAGGGCCGATTTCCACCTCGTCCACGGCCCCAACGAGGCGGGCAAGTCGACGCTGTTCTCCGCCTATCTCGATCTCCTCTTCGGCATCGAGAAATCGAGCGCCTACGGCTTCCTCCACCCCTATGCGCTGATGCGCGTCGGCGGCGCGCTCTCCATCGGCGCGCAACGGCACGAGGCCTATCGCCTCAAGAAGAACCAGGGCTCGCTCGTCACGGCCGACGACCGGGCGTTGCCGGACGGGCTCTTCGCCTCCGTGCTCGGCGGGATGGACCGCAACGCCTATCGCACCATGTTCTCGCTGGACGACGAGAGCATCGAGAAGGGCGGCGAGGATATCCTGAAGAGCGAGGGCGAGCTCGGCTCCATGCTGTTTTCCGCCAGTTCCGGCCTTTCCGACATGGCCTCCGGCCTCGCCGCGCTGAAGGCGGAAGCCGACGACTTCTACCGCCCCTCCGGCCGCAAGCACGGCCTGTCGATCCTGAAGACGGAAATCGAGGCGCTGGCCGCCGAGCGCAAGGTGCTCGACGTCGCCGCGCGTGATTACGGCCAGCTCGTCCGCGACCGCGATGCCGCGGCCCAGCGCCACGAAGAGGCGACGGCCGCGCGCGGAGAAGCGCGGGCCGCGCTTGCGCAGGCGGAGCGCAGCCTCTCCGCGCTGCCTTACCTTCACCGTCTTCGCGCGTTGCGCACGGAACTCGGCGGCTTCGATCTCGGCGACTCGCCGCCGCCCGCCTGGCGCATGCTGCTCGGCGAGCTTGCGCGCGAAGAGGCGGAGATCGCCGCGCGGGCCACGCGCGTCGTCGACGAGCGCGAGCGCCATGTGGCGGAGCGCGCCGCGCTTGCCGAAGACCTTGCCATATTCGCCGCCGAGGCCGATATCGCCGCGCTTTCCGGCTCGGCGCTGGAGGCCCGCTTCCGCACCGCCGCCATGGACCTTACCGCCCGCGAGGCGGACCGTGACCGCGCTGCCGCGACCATCGCCGCCGGCATTGCCACGCTGGGCCTGCCCGCCGAGGCCGATCCGCTCGAAATCCTGCTGCCCGCCGGCCTTGCCGAACGGCTCGGCTCCCTCCTGTCGCGGCGCGTGGCGCTTGCCGAGCGGTTCGAAGCCGCCGGGCGGGAGCGCGCGGAGGCGGAAAAGACCCTTGCCGCCATTGACGCCGGGGCCGGCAGCGCCTCCGCCACGGAAAGACAGCGCGACGAGGAGGCCCAGTCGGCCCTCGGCGCCATCGTTCGCGCCGCCCGCGCCGGCGATCTGCCCGCCCGCCTGCGCGAGGCCCGGCGCCTTGCCGCACTGGCACGGCAGGAGGCGGATGGCTCCCTGTCCCGCCTCGCGCCGTGGACGGGCTCAGCGGCGACGCTGGAAGCTATAGCCGCCCCCACAACGGACGAACTGGAACGCCTGCGCCGGCAATCCGACGCGGCTGCCGATGCTTCGAACCGGCAGCGGGAACAGGTTGCTACGCTGGAGCGCGATGTCGCCGCCGCAAGGGCAACGCTCGATGCGCTTCGCAAGACAACGGGTGCGGCGGGGGAGGAAGAGGCGGCTCACCTGCGCACCGCGCGCGAAGCGGCATGGCAGGCGCATCTGGCGAAACTGGACGCACCGTCCGCCGGGACCTTCGAGGCGGCGATGCGCGAGGACGACCGCGCGACGGAAGTGCGGTTGCGCAATGCAGACCGCCTGTCGGAAATCCGCGTCCTCGAACGCACCGTCGCCGAAGGGGCGGCAAGGCTCGAAACCCTCCGCGCCGAGGCGCTGCGGCTGGAAGGACAGAAGGCGGATATCGAGGCGGAATCCTCCGCCCTTGCTGTCGGCCTCGGGCTCGCGCCGCAGGCCTCCCTTGCCGATGTGGTTTCCTGGCTGGAGCGCCGCGCCGTGGCGCTGGAGAAACTTGCCGCCCTTGCGCGGCAGGAGATGGAGGCGGGGCTTGTCGCGCGGGAAGCGGACGATGTCTCTTCCCGTCTCTCCGCCCACCTTCCCGAGGGGCTGGCGAAGGATGCAGGCTTCGACGAGACCCTTTTCCTGGCAGAGGACAGGCTGGAGGCGCTGAAGACCGCCCGCGCCGAGCGTCTTGCCGCCGCCGAGCGCCTCGCGCGCGCAAAGGCGGATGCCGAGGCGCGCGGGAAGGCCATGGACGAGGCCGCAAGCGCGCTGGCGTCATGGCAGGAGGTCTGGAACACGGCGATTGCCGGCACGTGGCTTGCGAGCGGCGGCGCTCCGGCCGATCCGGATCGCCTCTCGACCCTGCTGCCGGCGTTGCAGGCGCTTGCCCAGAATGTCGAGCGGCAGCGCGAGCTGGAGCATCGCATCGCGGCCATGCGCCGCGACCAGGAGGATTATGCCGGCCATGCGGGCCGTCTTGCCGATCGCCTGGCCGATCGCCTGACGGAACCCTTCGATCCCGCCGATCCGCTGGCGACCGTCGCTGGGCTCGCAAGCCGCCTTGCCGTGGCGAAGATGGTCCGCGACCGCCGCGAGGCCATCGACAAGGCGCTCGCGAGGCTTGGCGAGGAGGAGAGGGCGCTGGACGAGCGCCGCGCGGTGCTTGCCTCGCGCCAGTCGGATATCTTTGCCTTCCTCGGCTGCGAAAGCCTCGCCGAGGCGGAGATCCTGCTCGAAGCCTACCGCAAGCGCGACGAGGTGCGCAGCCGCGCGGAGGATGCCGCGCGCGATCTCGTGCAGCAGATGCGCGCGGAAACGGTCGAAGAGGCCGAGGCGCTTCTCGCCGCCGTCGACGAGGACCAGCTTGCCGCCGAGCGCGGCGACCTTTCGGTCCGGCTGGACGAACTGGACCGGGCGGTGCAGGAACAGCACCTCGCACGGGCGAAGGCCGAGGAGGCGCTCGCCGCCATCGCCGGCAGCGACGCGGCGGCGGCGCTGGAGGAGCGGCGGCGCACCGCGCTGGTCGACCTTGCGGAAAGGTCGCGGCGTTATCTTTCGACGCGCGCCGGCATCATGGCCGCCGAACAGGCTCTTCGCCTTTACCGCGAGCGCCATCGCAGCGCGATGATGGAGCGAGCCTCGCACACCTTCCGCGACATTACCGGCGGCGAATATGCCGGCCTTTCCACGGTGCTGGAGAAGGACAGCGAATTCCTCGTCGTCAATGCCGCCGCGGGCGGCTCGAAGCTTGCGCGGGACCTTTCCAAGGGAACGCGCTTCCAGCTCTATCTCGCCCTGCGCGTCGCCGGCTATCACGAGGTCGCCGCAAGCCGCGAGATCGTGCCCTTCATCGCCGACGACATCATGGAGACCTTCGACGACCGGCGGGCGCTGAACGCGTTGCGTGTCATGGGCAGGATGGCGAGGAGTGGGCAGGTGATCTACCTGACCCACCACCAGCACCTGAAGGAGCTTGCGCGGGAAGCCTGCCCGGACGTCACGATCCACGAACTGTGA
- the secD gene encoding protein translocase subunit SecD, which translates to MKTSKWALFVSAAIILFGMLAAVPNVLTPEQQAKYGHFLPSNPVTLGLDLKGGSHLVLEVDSAALRKARMDVLLNDTRAILRTAGERASAARLNGTTLTVTLPDQAALDKVLPEVRKLAAPTSTLGFGAGSSDIDVATSGLQINVTLTEAGINERMSAAVEQSLEIIRRRVDQVGVAEPLIQRVGGDRILVQLPGLQDPTRLRQLLGSTAQMSFHMVDQTVDPNGVAPRGVLILPGANDGRKYAVEERVAISGDRLADAKAGFDQRSNEPIVSFSFDSTGARQFAEITQANVGKPFAIVLDGKVLTAPVIREPIIGGQGQISGNFNPQEATVLSALLRSGALPAPLTIIEERTVGPNLGSDSIRMGLYTGFAGLLAVVILMQVLYGAWGLIANLGLVLHTILTIGVLGLLGSTLTLPGIAGIILGIGMAVDANILINARIREETAGGAGAMKALDVGFNKAYATIVDGNMTTMVGMILLFMFGSGPVRGFAITMIIGLAISMFTSITFVRFLMREAVIVRKMKKIDIHSLFGKVWEIPTFSFMRGRYIAIAMSAFISTSSIILFFTPGLNYGIDFVGGIQVEATSKSPIDLATLRKKMEDLNLGEVALQEFGQGTSVLVRVQRQPGGEAEQTAALQEIRNGVAEMIPDANFERTEVVGPTVSTELARSGFLAVGLGMVAILIYIWWRFEWHFAVGAIVTLILDITKMIGFFSLMQIDFNLTAIAAVLTLIGYSVNDKVVVYDRMRENLRKYKSMPFSDLIDLSINQVVMRCIFTSLAVAVSLLPMAIWGGDTVKPFAWPMLFGVVVATTSSIYIGGPILLFLSRWWKDRDTARATGTAGKPAAEA; encoded by the coding sequence ATGAAAACCTCCAAATGGGCATTGTTTGTCTCCGCCGCCATCATCCTCTTCGGGATGCTCGCGGCCGTGCCGAACGTGCTGACGCCTGAGCAGCAGGCGAAATACGGGCACTTCCTGCCCTCCAATCCCGTCACCCTCGGCCTCGACCTGAAGGGCGGTTCGCACCTCGTCCTGGAGGTGGATTCCGCCGCACTGCGCAAGGCGCGCATGGACGTGCTGCTCAACGATACCCGCGCGATCCTGCGCACCGCCGGCGAGCGTGCCTCGGCCGCCCGCCTCAACGGCACGACGCTGACCGTTACGCTGCCCGACCAGGCGGCGCTCGACAAGGTGCTGCCGGAAGTGCGCAAGCTCGCCGCACCCACCTCGACGCTCGGCTTCGGCGCCGGCTCGTCGGATATCGATGTCGCGACCAGCGGCCTCCAGATCAACGTGACGCTGACCGAAGCCGGCATCAACGAGCGCATGTCGGCCGCCGTCGAGCAGAGCCTCGAGATCATCCGCCGCCGCGTCGACCAGGTGGGCGTTGCCGAACCGCTGATCCAGCGCGTCGGCGGTGACCGCATCCTCGTCCAGCTTCCGGGCCTGCAGGACCCGACGCGCCTGCGCCAGCTTCTCGGCTCGACCGCACAGATGAGCTTCCACATGGTCGACCAGACCGTGGATCCGAACGGCGTCGCCCCGCGCGGCGTGCTGATCCTGCCCGGCGCGAACGACGGCCGCAAATATGCGGTCGAGGAGCGCGTGGCGATCTCCGGCGACCGGCTGGCCGACGCCAAGGCCGGCTTCGACCAGCGCTCGAACGAGCCGATCGTCTCGTTCAGCTTCGATTCCACCGGCGCGCGCCAGTTCGCGGAAATCACGCAGGCCAATGTCGGCAAGCCCTTCGCCATCGTCCTCGACGGCAAGGTGCTGACGGCGCCGGTCATCCGCGAGCCGATCATCGGCGGCCAGGGCCAGATCTCGGGCAACTTCAACCCGCAGGAAGCGACCGTCCTCTCGGCGCTGCTGCGCTCGGGCGCCCTGCCGGCACCGCTCACCATTATCGAGGAGCGCACCGTCGGCCCGAATCTCGGTTCGGACTCGATCCGCATGGGCCTTTATACGGGCTTCGCCGGCCTTCTCGCCGTCGTCATCCTTATGCAGGTGCTCTACGGCGCATGGGGCCTCATCGCCAATCTCGGCCTCGTGCTGCACACGATCCTGACGATCGGCGTGCTGGGCCTCCTCGGCTCGACGCTGACCTTGCCCGGCATCGCCGGCATCATCCTCGGCATCGGCATGGCGGTGGACGCCAACATCCTGATCAACGCCCGTATCCGTGAAGAGACCGCGGGTGGGGCAGGGGCCATGAAGGCGCTCGACGTCGGCTTCAACAAGGCCTACGCCACCATCGTCGACGGCAACATGACGACCATGGTCGGCATGATCCTGCTCTTCATGTTCGGCTCGGGCCCGGTTCGCGGCTTCGCCATCACCATGATCATCGGCCTTGCGATCTCGATGTTCACCTCGATCACCTTCGTGCGCTTCCTGATGCGCGAGGCGGTCATCGTGCGCAAGATGAAGAAGATCGATATCCATTCGCTCTTCGGCAAGGTCTGGGAAATCCCGACCTTCTCCTTCATGCGCGGCCGCTACATCGCCATCGCCATGTCGGCCTTCATCTCGACGAGCTCGATCATCCTGTTCTTCACGCCGGGCCTCAACTACGGCATCGACTTCGTCGGCGGCATCCAGGTCGAGGCGACCTCCAAGTCGCCCATCGACCTCGCGACGCTCCGCAAGAAGATGGAGGACCTCAACCTCGGCGAAGTGGCGCTGCAGGAATTCGGCCAGGGCACGTCCGTGCTCGTGCGCGTCCAGCGCCAGCCGGGTGGTGAGGCCGAGCAGACCGCGGCGCTTCAGGAGATCCGCAACGGCGTTGCCGAGATGATCCCGGACGCCAATTTCGAGCGCACGGAAGTGGTCGGCCCGACGGTCAGCACCGAGCTGGCGCGGTCCGGCTTCCTCGCCGTCGGCCTCGGCATGGTGGCGATCCTGATCTACATCTGGTGGCGCTTCGAGTGGCACTTCGCGGTGGGCGCCATCGTGACGCTGATCCTCGACATCACCAAGATGATCGGCTTCTTCTCGCTGATGCAGATCGATTTCAACCTGACGGCCATCGCCGCAGTGCTGACGCTGATCGGTTACTCGGTCAACGACAAGGTGGTGGTGTACGACCGAATGCGCGAGAATTTGCGCAAGTACAAGTCGATGCCGTTCTCCGACCTCATCGACCTGTCGATCAACCAGGTGGTCATGCGATGCATCTTCACCTCGCTCGCCGTGGCGGTCTCGCTGCTGCCCATGGCGATCTGGGGCGGCGACACGGTCAAGCCCTTCGCCTGGCCGATGCTGTTCGGCGTCGTCGTCGCGACGACCTCGTCGATCTATATCGGCGGCCCGATCCTGCTGTTCCTCAGCCGCTGGTGGAAGGATCGCGACACCGCCCGCGCCACCGGCACAGCCGGCAAGCCGGCTGCGGAAGCGTAA
- a CDS encoding NAD(P)/FAD-dependent oxidoreductase — MQTFDIAIIGGGIAGLSLAYFLSPHRSVVVLEREEALGYHSTGRSAAEFTLRDNAPLVNALARASHAFMISPPEGFAAVPLLVARGSILFGAEDKAALVRERFEQTKALGVAVEWLDEAALLARTPIMNPAYVAAAYFDPDYWDIEVDALLQAYARHARHNGAQVLERRPFTGARRDGGRWLIETNGETLSAGVLVNAAGGWADTVASLSGVKPLGILPHRRTAVTVDLPEGVDAGSLPEMNEIEDTFYFKPEGGRLLASPADATPCEPADVQPEEIDIAYAAHYVEEATTLSVRRVFRSWAGMRSFSADRLPIVGPAQDEPSFFWLAGQGGYGILTSPALGSLAAALLTESPVPEPLAREGIGAETFSPARFP, encoded by the coding sequence ATGCAGACTTTCGACATCGCAATCATCGGCGGCGGCATTGCCGGCCTGTCGCTCGCCTATTTCCTGAGCCCGCACCGCTCCGTCGTGGTGCTGGAGCGGGAGGAAGCGCTCGGCTACCACAGCACCGGCCGCTCGGCCGCCGAATTCACCCTGCGCGACAACGCCCCCCTCGTGAACGCGCTGGCCCGCGCCAGCCATGCCTTCATGATAAGCCCGCCGGAGGGCTTTGCCGCCGTGCCGCTTCTCGTCGCACGCGGCAGCATCCTGTTCGGCGCCGAGGACAAGGCTGCGCTGGTGCGCGAACGCTTCGAGCAGACGAAGGCGCTCGGCGTCGCCGTCGAGTGGCTGGACGAGGCTGCGCTTCTTGCCCGCACGCCCATCATGAACCCGGCCTATGTCGCGGCCGCCTATTTCGACCCGGACTATTGGGACATCGAGGTGGACGCGCTCCTGCAGGCCTATGCCCGCCACGCCCGGCACAACGGCGCGCAGGTCCTCGAAAGGCGTCCCTTCACCGGCGCCCGACGGGACGGCGGCCGGTGGCTGATCGAGACCAATGGCGAAACCCTTTCCGCCGGCGTGCTCGTCAATGCGGCGGGCGGCTGGGCGGACACGGTCGCCAGCCTGTCCGGCGTCAAGCCCCTCGGCATCCTGCCGCACCGGCGCACCGCCGTCACGGTCGACCTGCCGGAGGGCGTGGATGCGGGCAGCCTGCCGGAAATGAACGAGATCGAGGACACGTTCTATTTCAAGCCGGAAGGCGGCCGCCTGCTTGCCTCGCCCGCCGACGCCACGCCCTGCGAGCCCGCCGACGTGCAGCCGGAGGAAATCGACATCGCCTATGCCGCCCATTATGTCGAGGAGGCGACGACGCTCAGTGTGCGCCGGGTCTTCCGCAGCTGGGCCGGCATGCGCAGCTTTTCCGCCGACCGCCTGCCCATCGTCGGGCCGGCTCAGGACGAGCCGTCCTTCTTCTGGCTCGCCGGCCAGGGCGGTTACGGCATCCTCACCTCGCCCGCCCTCGGCAGCCTTGCCGCCGCCCTCCTCACGGAAAGCCCGGTGCCGGAGCCGCTCGCCCGCGAGGGCATCGGGGCCGAGACCTTCAGTCCCGCACGCTTCCCCTGA
- a CDS encoding LysR family transcriptional regulator — protein sequence MPINRLERFAHNLDWNLLRTFVVVVEEGSITRAANRLLLQQPAVSMALKRLEQSVGHRLIDRSPGRFELTEAGERLHALCRDIFTAIVRLPEAMEPSGEDIAGHITIHAVSHAMNPEWDRAIADFFRLHPRVTVGVTVETTTDVIRSVERGVATLGLSDGIIPEGLDKVPFCFERYALYCGRGHRLFGRRDARLEDLRGEPYVSFLADVLGGPHMGPVTAVRAVGSFGQQVRALAFNVEEVLRLVVANAGIGMLPAHLTDPALAAGELWQLPPYDDLPVTETFRITNPGSALNPAERAFLAHIADVPVWRWGEPHQS from the coding sequence ATGCCGATCAACCGCCTCGAACGCTTCGCCCACAATCTCGACTGGAACCTCCTGCGCACCTTCGTCGTCGTGGTGGAGGAAGGCTCGATCACGCGGGCGGCGAACCGGCTGCTGCTGCAACAGCCGGCCGTCAGCATGGCGCTGAAACGGCTGGAGCAATCGGTCGGCCACCGGCTGATCGACCGCAGCCCCGGCCGCTTCGAGCTGACGGAAGCCGGCGAGCGCCTCCATGCGCTCTGCCGCGACATCTTCACCGCCATCGTGCGCCTGCCGGAGGCGATGGAACCCTCCGGCGAGGACATTGCCGGGCATATCACCATCCACGCCGTCAGCCATGCCATGAACCCGGAATGGGACCGGGCGATCGCCGATTTCTTCCGGCTGCATCCGCGCGTCACCGTCGGCGTGACGGTAGAGACGACGACGGACGTGATCCGCTCGGTCGAGCGGGGCGTCGCGACGCTCGGCCTTTCGGACGGCATCATTCCCGAGGGGCTGGACAAGGTGCCCTTCTGCTTCGAGCGCTATGCGCTTTATTGCGGGCGCGGACACCGGCTGTTCGGCAGGCGCGACGCGCGGCTGGAGGATCTGCGCGGCGAGCCCTATGTCAGCTTCCTCGCCGACGTGCTCGGCGGGCCGCATATGGGGCCGGTGACGGCGGTGCGTGCCGTCGGCTCCTTCGGCCAGCAGGTGCGGGCGCTGGCCTTCAACGTCGAGGAGGTGCTGCGCCTCGTCGTCGCCAATGCCGGCATCGGCATGCTGCCGGCCCACCTCACCGACCCGGCGCTGGCCGCCGGCGAGCTCTGGCAATTGCCGCCCTATGACGACCTGCCGGTGACGGAGACCTTCCGCATCACCAATCCCGGGTCGGCGCTCAACCCGGCCGAGCGCGCCTTCCTCGCCCATATCGCCGACGTGCCCGTCTGGCGCTGGGGCGAGCCACATCAATCCTGA
- a CDS encoding ABC transporter substrate-binding protein, with product MKRMLLALALASSTLLSAAASAETLKIGTEGAYPPFNFQDSAGKLGGFDVEIGLALCEKMKVECEVVGQDWDGIIPGLIAKKYDMIIASMFITEERKKQVAFTDPYYLAAMTHAAPKNSGITDFTNEGMKGKTIGAQSGTTQADYAAAVYPDADIKLYPTQDEVNLDMANGRLDLQVGDMIPLLDWVTKNDDGKACCELIGKPITDPKFVGEGVGIAVRQDDNDLREKLNAALKAIREDGTYQKINDKYFSIDIYTMK from the coding sequence ATGAAAAGAATGCTTCTTGCGCTGGCTCTCGCAAGCTCCACCCTGCTTTCGGCCGCTGCATCCGCCGAGACGCTGAAGATCGGCACGGAAGGCGCCTACCCGCCCTTCAACTTCCAGGATTCGGCCGGCAAGCTCGGCGGCTTCGACGTGGAGATCGGTCTTGCGCTCTGCGAGAAGATGAAGGTCGAATGCGAAGTCGTCGGCCAGGACTGGGACGGCATCATTCCGGGCCTCATCGCCAAGAAATACGACATGATCATCGCCTCGATGTTCATCACCGAGGAGCGCAAGAAGCAGGTCGCCTTCACCGACCCCTACTATCTTGCCGCCATGACCCATGCCGCGCCGAAGAATTCCGGCATCACCGACTTCACCAATGAAGGCATGAAGGGCAAGACCATCGGCGCCCAGTCCGGCACCACGCAGGCCGACTATGCCGCCGCCGTCTATCCGGACGCCGACATCAAGCTCTACCCGACGCAGGACGAAGTGAACCTCGACATGGCCAACGGCCGTCTCGACCTTCAGGTCGGCGACATGATCCCGCTGCTCGACTGGGTCACCAAGAACGACGACGGCAAGGCCTGCTGCGAATTGATCGGCAAGCCCATCACCGATCCGAAATTCGTCGGCGAAGGCGTCGGCATCGCCGTGCGTCAGGATGACAACGACCTGCGCGAGAAGCTGAACGCCGCGCTGAAGGCCATCCGCGAGGACGGGACATATCAGAAGATCAACGACAAGTACTTCTCGATCGATATCTATACGATGAAGTGA
- a CDS encoding aldo/keto reductase has product MRHRTFGRTGFTTTDIGFGAWQIGGAWGDVSEADGRAALHAALDAGMTFIDTADVYGDGRSEKIIADVLKERGGERPMVATKAGRRLSPHVADGYNKANLEAFIDRSLTNLGVECLDLVQLHCPPTEVYYRPEVFQALEEIKAAGKIADYGVSVEKVEEALKAIEYPGVVSVQIIYNIFRQRPARLFFQEAARRKVAIIARVPLASGLLSGKITRDTAFAADDHRNFNRNGDAFDVGETFAGVPFETGLQAVEEIRALVPAGESMAAFALRWILMADAVSVVIPGARNGEQAKANAAAANLPPIPENVMEATREVYERLVAPHVHQRW; this is encoded by the coding sequence ATGAGACATCGCACATTCGGCCGTACGGGCTTCACCACCACGGATATCGGCTTCGGCGCCTGGCAGATCGGCGGCGCCTGGGGTGACGTCAGCGAAGCGGATGGCCGCGCCGCCCTTCACGCCGCGCTCGATGCCGGCATGACCTTCATCGACACCGCCGACGTCTATGGCGACGGCCGTTCGGAAAAGATCATCGCCGACGTGCTGAAGGAACGTGGCGGCGAACGCCCGATGGTGGCGACCAAGGCCGGCCGTCGGCTCTCCCCGCATGTCGCTGACGGCTACAACAAGGCCAATCTCGAAGCTTTCATCGACCGCAGCCTGACGAATCTCGGCGTCGAATGCCTCGACCTCGTGCAGCTCCATTGCCCGCCGACCGAAGTCTATTACCGCCCCGAGGTCTTCCAGGCGCTGGAGGAGATCAAGGCCGCCGGCAAGATCGCCGATTACGGCGTCAGCGTCGAGAAGGTCGAGGAAGCGCTGAAGGCCATCGAATATCCGGGCGTCGTCAGCGTGCAGATCATCTACAACATCTTCCGCCAGCGCCCGGCGAGGCTCTTCTTCCAGGAGGCCGCCCGCCGCAAGGTCGCGATCATCGCCCGCGTGCCGCTGGCAAGCGGCCTGCTCTCCGGCAAGATCACGCGCGACACCGCCTTTGCCGCCGACGACCACCGCAACTTCAACCGCAACGGTGATGCGTTCGACGTCGGCGAGACCTTTGCCGGCGTGCCTTTCGAGACGGGCCTGCAAGCCGTCGAGGAAATCCGCGCGCTGGTGCCGGCAGGCGAGAGCATGGCCGCCTTCGCGCTGCGCTGGATCCTGATGGCGGATGCCGTCAGCGTCGTCATTCCGGGTGCGCGCAACGGCGAACAGGCGAAGGCCAACGCCGCGGCCGCGAACCTGCCGCCCATCCCGGAAAACGTGATGGAAGCGACGCGCGAGGTCTATGAGCGCCTCGTCGCACCGCATGTCCACCAGCGCTGGTAA
- a CDS encoding HutD family protein, translating to MSRLLRNADHRRMPWKNGGGETVEVIVHPEGASLSDFGWRVSMAGVASDGPFSVFPGIDRTLAVLTGDGMELSIEGLGERLLTPKSAPLPFPADAPTTARLPGGPITDLNVMTRRGVFRHGLAHHVAEGAKALPASSGQRLLLALEPLGVSTADGLVGLQPLDALVLDSAEEAEVVPAGASAAFYLVEITPA from the coding sequence ATGAGCCGGTTGCTCCGCAACGCAGACCATCGCCGCATGCCGTGGAAGAACGGCGGCGGCGAGACGGTCGAGGTGATCGTGCATCCGGAAGGCGCGAGCCTTTCGGATTTCGGCTGGCGCGTCAGCATGGCGGGCGTGGCGAGCGACGGTCCCTTCTCCGTCTTCCCCGGCATCGACCGCACGCTGGCGGTGCTTACGGGCGACGGCATGGAACTGTCCATCGAAGGGCTTGGCGAGAGGCTGCTGACACCAAAGTCCGCGCCGCTCCCCTTCCCGGCCGATGCGCCGACCACAGCACGCCTGCCCGGCGGGCCGATCACCGACCTCAACGTGATGACGCGGCGCGGTGTTTTCCGGCACGGCCTCGCGCACCACGTCGCCGAGGGCGCGAAGGCGCTCCCGGCATCGTCGGGCCAGCGCCTGCTACTGGCGCTCGAACCGCTCGGTGTCTCCACGGCGGATGGCCTCGTCGGCCTCCAGCCGCTCGACGCCCTCGTGCTCGATAGCGCGGAAGAGGCGGAAGTGGTGCCGGCGGGTGCAAGTGCCGCGTTCTACCTCGTCGAAATCACGCCGGCCTGA